In one Arachis duranensis cultivar V14167 chromosome 9, aradu.V14167.gnm2.J7QH, whole genome shotgun sequence genomic region, the following are encoded:
- the LOC107467856 gene encoding abscisic stress-ripening protein 5 (The sequence of the model RefSeq protein was modified relative to this genomic sequence to represent the inferred CDS: added 34 bases not found in genome assembly) translates to MSDENRSRGLFHHRKDDEDRPIDTDSGYNKSSSYSSEETGGYGGSAGGYNKPSSYDDNPSGGYGESGGYGDQGGYDKPSGGGGYGESGGYNKTAYSSDEPSSGGYGGGYGRDDGDRRNEDEVDYKKEEKHHKKLEHLGEFGAAAAGAYALYEKHEAKKDPEHAHRHKIEEEVAAAAAVGSGGFAFHEHHEKKEAKEEDEEAHGKKKHHLFG, encoded by the exons ACCACCGCAAAGACGATGAAGACAGACCCATAGACACTGACTCTGGCTACAACAAGTCATCATCATACTCCTCCGAGGAAACTGGTGGTTACGGTGGCTCTGCCGGTGGCTATAACAAGCCATCATCCTACGATGATAATCCTTCCGGTGGTTACGGTGAGTCTGGCGGCTATGGCGATCAAGGTGGTTACGATAAGCCTTCTGGCGGTggtggctatggtgaatctggCGGTTACAACAAGACAGCTTACTCCAGTGATGAACCTTCTTCCGGTGGCTATGGCGGTGGCTATGGGCGTGATGACGGTGATCGAAGAAATGAAGATGAGGTTGACtacaagaaagaagagaagcacCACAAGAAGCTTGAGCATCTCGGTGAGTTTGGTGCTGCAGCTGCTGGTGCCTATGCCTTG TATGAGAAGCACGAGGCGAAGAAAGATCCAGAGCATGCTCACAGGCACAAGATAGAAGAGGAGGTAGCAGCAGCAGCTGCAGTGGGATCTGGAGGTTTTGCCTTCCATGAGCATCATGAGAAGAAGGAAGCTaaagaggaagatgaagaagcTCATGGCAAGAAGAAGCACCACCTCTTTGGCTGA